In Aspergillus luchuensis IFO 4308 DNA, chromosome 1, nearly complete sequence, the following are encoded in one genomic region:
- a CDS encoding uncharacterized protein (SECRETED:SignalP(1-21);~TransMembrane:1 (n6-17c21/22o239-256i)): protein MNVNYLIILAIWLLAGIGCSANVVDDIVRVYHEMTEAAFAPHHAVLVPKSNNRRPKPNKPEGVGKTRNDDILTVTICETDIPVAPTIGTLSLPTVVTAPTLIPTVVVSGVVPTMTSVVTEVSSGLTAEVSAGNPIEVPTGQSHVNSDTTFVSVTKSLATGHSSVVTGIQTVPETTVPHPTSSGTHSAPSDENDSIISSVSSGEQHGNHTVSTDTTASTGTRTHAHPSFPTTNEANDYEGLASSVFALAVALAFSLVRI from the exons ATGAACGTGAACTACCTCATCATTCTGGCCATCTGGCTCCTCGCCGGTATCGGCTGTAGTGCTA ATGTCGTGGACGATATTGTGCGCGTTTATCATGAGATGACTGAGGCTGCCTTCGCTC CTCACCACGCGGTCCTTGTCCCTAAGTCTAACAATCGTCGGCCCAAGCCTAACAAGCCCGAGGGAGTTGGCAAAACCCGTAACGATG ACATCTTGACTGTGACTATTTGCGAGACGGATATCCCAGTGGCTCCCACCATCGGGACCCTATCCCTCCCTACAGTCGTCACCGCGCCTACCCTGATTCCGACTGTTGTCGTGTCTGGTGTGGTTCCAACCATGACTAGTGTTGTCACTGAGGTTTCTTCGGGACTTACTGCCGAAGTGTCTGCTGGAAACCCAATCGAGGTTCCTACCGGCCAGTCTCACGTCAACTCTGATACCACTTTTGTGTCAGTTACCAAGTCTCTGGCCACTGGACATTCATCCGTCGTGACTGGAATTCAGACTGTGCCTGAAACCACCGTGCCCCATCCTACCTCGTCGGGAACTCATAGTGCTCCCAGTGATGAGAATGATTCTATCATTTCTTCAGTCAGTTCGGGAGAGCAGCATGGAAATCACACAGTCAGCACTGATACCACTGCATCGACTGGCACCCGCACTCATGCGCACCCCTCgttccccaccaccaacgaggCCAATGACTATGAGGGCCTGGCGTCGTCCGTCTTTGCGTTGGCCGTTGCCTTGGCTTTCAGTCTCGTGCGTATCTGA
- a CDS encoding grainyhead-like protein (COG:K;~EggNog:ENOG410PJAG;~InterPro:IPR007604;~PFAM:PF04516) has translation MMFRNRKNSQKPDDELIQRFQKTFSDVVPPVTHRNATRFGQMPIGPITPARLSMNNDMKLNDPTPRATEDMRFAAPFVDPNAVSYVNPLQPHGYYTPNSGGLGAVYHSQAGDLHTPGMGLSMITPLSLPQQISAATINPGTAALGLDHFDQQYIPPHFHNPQPFAQQPEFAPGAFVQSDAGYDAMDESVEELSLNDVDMQGNASSHYVTSTIQDDQASMHNPGETFRYHVTLRAPTAMINHQAEIPVTYLNKGQAYSVSVIDSTPPPMTTQPIKYRTFIRVSFQEDEQRAKPAACWQLWKEGRGSNEAHQRGGKLQAVEYVDPIQGGIEDTKNRQIQLESSSFDGFCVTWTLNPSTGVSECSIPVRFNFLSTDFSHSKGVKGIPVRLCAKTEMVSPDDSSSTSGKESEVCYCKVKLFRDHGAERKLSNDVAHVKKTIEKLRQQIAQAEMGAGNYGKRKRSNGSIALKGADPRPAKITKHKRTWSMGSQDGPGKMSLEDDLHAKLALMQDMFTSTRPVSILGLRGEEQDDPDLFPVMLPESREFLKRENSRGSRFSIDGASLHAVSPTSSSISINSPCHPTNLQSNMFYDSAYHGSLSTSRENSRPCSEVLGDKVTLKHPVKVPKVASTDGSAPMGFIEAVDIDPTYRPPAERPVKPIACFYVRFPRNDQRSDDYYRAVYLTERTVRDLMEKISMKQRIDPQRIVRVLHVKQNGLKIMVDDDVVRELPDGQDMVVEISEASSFETAAATGSGNISPAVEVKLSY, from the exons ATGATGTTCCGCAACAG AAAGAATTCTCAAAAGCCAGACGACGAGCTCATCCAGAGATTCCAAAAAACCTTCTCAGACGTTGTTCCCCCAGTCACTCACCGCAATGCCACGCGCTTCGGTCAGATGCCTATTGGACCTATCACTCCAGCTAG ATTGAGTATGAACAACGATATGAAGCTCAATGATCCTACACCCCGCGCCACGGAAGATATGCGTTTTGCAGCGCCTTTTGTCGATCCGAATGCTGTCTCTTATGTAAACCCACTACAGCCACATGGCTACTATACTCCCAACTCAGGTGGTCTGGGTGCAGTATACCACAGCCAAGCAGGAGATTTGCATACCCCTGGCATGGGTTTGAGCATGATTACTCCGCTCTCTCTTCCGCAGCAGATCTCCGCGGCGACCATCAACCCCGGCACTGCAGCTTTGGGCCTCGATCACTTTGACCAGCAGTACATCCCGCCACACTtccacaacccccaaccGTTTGCTCAGCAGCCAGAATTTGCGCCCGGTGCTTTCGTTCAGAGTGATGCAGGTTACGATGCCATGGACGAATCTGTCGAAGAACTCTCTCTAAATGATGTGGATATGCAGGGTAATGCGTCTTCTCACTACGTTACGTCAACAATTCAGGACGATCAAGCGAGTATGCACAACCCAGGTGAAAC GTTTCGCTATCATGTCACTTTGCGCGCTCCCACAGCCATGATCAACCATCAAGCCGAGATCCCAGTCACATATCTCAATAAAGGCCAGGCATACTCAGTTTCCGTGATTGATTCTACTCCGCCGCCCATGACCACGCAACCGATCAAATATCGTACCTTCATCCGTGTGTCTTTCCAAGAAGATGAGCAGAGGGCAAAGCCGGCTGCTTGTTGGCAGTTATGGAAGGAAGGTCGGGGTTCCAATGAAGCGCATCAACGAGGCGGAAAGCTCCAAGCAGTGGAATATGTCGATCCCATACAAGGCGGCATCGAAGACACAAAGAACCGGCAAATCCAGCTCGAGAGCTCATCGTTCGATGGTTTCTGCGTCACCTGGACACTCAACCCGTCAACTGGAGTTTCGGAGTGTTCGATTCCGGTTCGATTCAACTTCTTGTCGACGGACTTTAGCCATTCTAAGGGTGTGAAGGGTATTCCGGTCAGATTGTGTGCAAAGACAGAGATGGTCTCTCCTGACGATTCGAGCTCAACTTCGGGCAAAGAATCGGAGGTGTGCTACTGCAAGGTCAAGCTTTTCCGCGACCATGGTGCTGAGCGGAAGCTGTCCAACGACGTCGCTCATGTCAAGAAGACCATCGAGAAACTTCGACAACAGATTGCTCAAGCCGAGATGGGCGCCGGTAACTACGGCAAGCGCAAGCGTAGCAATGGCTCCATTGCTCTTAAGGGTGCCGACCCGCGCCCGGCCAAGATTACCAAGCACAAACGGACATGGTCTATGGGCTCGCAGGACGGCCCTGGCAAGATGTCTTTGGAGGACGATCTCCACGCAAAGCTCGCGTTGATGCAAGACATGTTCACGTCAACGCGACCGGTTAGCATTCTGGGATTGCGGGGCGAGGAGCAAGACGACCCGGACTTGTTCCCTGTCATGCTCCCCGAGTCGCGGGAATTCCTCAAACGGGAGAACAGCCGTGGATCCCGCTTCAGTATTGACGGCGCATCTCTGCATGCCGTTTCGCCCACCAGCAGTAGCATCTCAATAAACTCGCCATGCCACCCGACCAACCTCCAGTCGAACATGTTCTACGACTCGGCGTACCATGGATCCCTGAGCACGTCTCGAGAGAACTCGCGCCCGTGCTCTGAAGTCCTGGGCGACAAGGTCACACTAAAGCATCCCGTCAAGGTACCGAAAGTGGCTTCGACAGACGGTAGCGCGCCCATGGGATTCATAGAGGCGGTAGACATTGACCCAACTTACCGACCCCCCGCGGAGCGTCCAGTAAAGCCGA TCGCGTGCTTCTACGTACGATTCCCACGCAACGATCAGCGTTCGGATGACTATTACCGAGCGGTCTATTTGACTGAACGGACGGTTCGCGATCtaatggagaagatctccaTGAAGCAGCGCATCGATCCTCAGCGCATTGTACGAGTCCTCCACGTCAAGCAAAATGGCCTAAAAATAatggtagatgatgatgtcgttCGCGAGCTCCCAGACGGCCAAGACATGGTTGTCGAGATTTCCGAGGCGTCATCATTCGAGACCGCAGCAGCTACGGGATCGGGAAACATCAGTCCTGCTGTTGAGGTCAAATTGAGCTACTAA
- the VPS41 gene encoding CLH domain-containing protein (BUSCO:EOG09260EQD;~COG:U;~EggNog:ENOG410PGI4;~InterPro:IPR036322,IPR011990,IPR000547;~PFAM:PF00637;~go_function: GO:0005515 - protein binding [Evidence IEA];~go_process: GO:0006886 - intracellular protein transport [Evidence IEA];~go_process: GO:0016192 - vesicle-mediated transport [Evidence IEA]): MDAPGATQANESVPQDRRDSDPNNVGDNTYPDSGRSDRVNDEEDSHNGTQSEGDDTDKEHDEDGTEEESDDEEDEEPRLKYAYLTKHLGAVYRNGDATSSFLAAGDKMVIGTHNGNIHVLSVPQMRSLRVYHAHSASITSISISPFPPPLPSLRQEYFSRVPEDQEYSARPSSGTASLRGRHRPAHQQSLPATPSNSIYIATSSMDGNVCVASLVDSKDVLLRNFGRPVQAVALSPEYKSDRAFLSGGRAGDLILTVGGRVGASTNSTTMGGAAATASSWLGSLGLGANTGKDTILHSGEGAISTIKWSLSGKYVVWVNEEGIKIMRSNLYLDSSDSELAWKRISHIDRPNLPGWEEMAGVWKARAEWVDEKSLNTDTGSNTQGGSSTVQSTIVREKVEKLVVGWGGTVWVIDVYPDRPSKNNRDLKIGSVEVSTILRTDCVISGISLYTPSLLAVLAYIEAEEDVSEERTKLGGRRPGTRRRPTGLEPELRIIDIETKEELSADTLSTSRYETLTSSDYHMCVLPPWKSSAPASQRGALEALGNGLWDATLYPARLFNSAASIRSTTSSDKGSSRAPSTFASRRFSYEEPLSKEIQDIAGSVGPKIFVHSPYDCVAALKRDLSDRLAWLDAHERYEEAWMLLQEHPEAAGSATDANEQIPETPSRSQSSSVGDSFIDDRSSITTTGRNIASTPAVEQEKRRIGELWIEQLVDENKWAEAAEVCVKAIDTASRWEHWAWTFIKHDKLDEISSVMPVNLRPSLPANIYETILGHYVEHNRSRFSDLLDSWPFDLFDANNVATGIEEQLRYDSVIPDTEDWRVLTRCLAKLYLAGGHYGKALHCYIRLQDADTAMALIKDHRLLDTLTDDIPAFILIRVSKEQLKSAPVEELEELTAEPIRLLVSEAYTGIVRPEIVVDQLQAANKLLYLYFYMRALWRGESLPHGAAKPRRGHFAHIRDAASKLAADEGKALVDNFADLAVELFADYNRPLLMEFLQTSTSYSFDMAVSICEGRHFTPELIYLLSKTGQTKRALNLILSDLKDVSQAIQFAKSQNEPDLWEDLLDYSMDKPRFIHGLLVEAGTSIDPIKLVRRIPSGLEIEGLREGLTRMIREHDLQASISQGAAKVLQSEVAVGMDTLRRGQRRGIKFNIVEEERSIPGTPTTTATATAAEATEKDTTTATNKALKSDADTEKTSFTATSSTTASQAGRCAGCHRPFRANEKEILVGFACGHIFHLSHIHATSENPSATSTPYTRSAVQTPRPFSPAPGQTLDEVSMSASRTVGPKVTTARLLRDRIGDGCRICALAKELEAIGDSES, translated from the exons ATGGATGCGCCTGGCGCGACGCAGGCAAACGAGAGTGTCCCTCAGGACCGCCGGGACTCCGATCCCAATAACGTGGGCGACAATACATACCCGGACAGCGGGCGGTCCGACCGGGtcaatgacgaagaagacagcCACAATGGGACCCAGAGTGAAGGCGATGATACCGACAAAGAACACGACGAGGACGGAacagaggaggagagtgatgacgaagaggacgaggagccCCGGCTCAAGTATGCATACCTGACCAAACACCTGGGGGCGGTGTATCGCAATGGAGATGCAACAAGCTCCTTTCTCGCGGCTGGGGACAAGATG GTAATTGGAACGCATAATGGAAACATT CATGTACTATCCGTTCCTCAAATGCGCTCTCTTCGCGTCTACCATGCGCACTCCGCCAGTATTACCTCGATCTCAATATCTCCGTTCCCTCCTCCGTTGCCCAGTCTCAGGCAAGAGTACTTTAGCAGAGTCCCCGAAGACCAGGAATATTCGGCGCGGCCGTCGTCCGGCACAGCTAGCCTCCGCGGCCGGCATCGACCAGCTCACCAGCAAAGCCTACCTGCCACGCCATCCAATTCGATATACATTGCCACATCGTCTATGGACGGAAATGTCTGTGTCGCATCATTAGTTGACTCCAAAGACGTTCTCTTGCGGAATTTTGGCCGGCCCGTGCAGGCTGTCGCGCTCTCACCAGAGTACAAAAGTGACAGGGCGTTTCTGTCCGGAGGACGTGCAGGCGACCTGATACTTACAGTGGGCGGAAGAGTTGGTGCTAGCACGAATTCCACAACAATGGGAGGTGCTGCGGCTACGGCTTCGAGTTGGCTCGGATCTTTGGGGCTGGGAGCCAACACCGGCAAGGACACTATCCTTCACAGTGGGGAGGGCGCCATCAGTACGATTAAGTGGTCTCTGTCTGGGAAGTATGTCGTCTGGGTCAACGAAGAGGGCATCAAAATCATGCGATCGAACTTGTACCTCGATTCTTCCGATTCTGAGCTTGCCTGGAAGCGGATCAGCCACATTGACCGGCCCAACCTCCCAGGCTGGGAGGAAATGGCGGGAGTCTGGAAGGCTCGTGCTGAGTGGGTGGACGAGAAATCATTGAACACAGACACCGGTTCAAACACTCAAGGAGGATCATCTACAGTTCAGTCGACTATTGTcagggagaaggtggagaagtTGGTAGTTGGCTGGGGAGGCACGGTTTGGGTCATTGACGTATACCCGGATAGACCCAGCAAGAACAACAGGGACCTGAAGATCGGATCTGTTGAGGTCTCTACAATCTTGCGGACCGACTGCGTTATCTCTGGCATCTCGCTATATACTCCTAGTCTACTGGCTGTCCTTGCGTACATTGAGGCGGAAGAAGACGTCTCGGAAGAGCGGACTAAGCTAGGAGGTCGCCGTCCGGGAACGCGCCGCCGGCCAACGGGCTTGGAGCCTGAACTGCGGATTATTGATATCGAAACAAAGGAGGAGCTTAGTGCTGATACCCTTTCAACTAGTCGCTACGAGACCCTCACTTCTTCCGACTATCACATGTGCGTTCTGCCTCCTTGGAAATCTAGCGCTCCTGCTTCGCAACGTGGCGCCCTAGAAGCTTTGGGGAACGGTCTCTGGGATGCAACGCTTTACCCGGCACGCCTATTTAACTCCGCCGCTAGTATTCGGAGTACAACGAGCAGTGACAAGGGATCCAGTCGGGCGCCAAGCACTTTTGCCTCTCGAAGGTTTTCTTATGAGGAACCCCTTTCCAAAGAGATCCAGGACATTGCAGGGAGCGTAGGCCCCAAAATATTCGTCCACAGTCCGTATGACTGTGTTGCTGCCCTGAAAAGAGATCTGTCTGATCGCTTAGCCTGGCTAGACGCGCACGAGAGATATGAAGAAGCATGGATGCTTCTCCAGGAGCATCCTGAGGCGGCGGGTTCGGCGACTGACGCGAACGAGCAAATTCCCGAGACGCCGTCTAGATCGCAGAGCAGCAGCGTTGGTGATTCCTTCATTGACGATAGGTCTTCCATCACAACCACTGGCCGGAACATTGCTTCCACTCCTGCTGTCGAGCAGGAAAAGCGCCGCATTGGCGAGTTGTGGATCGAGCAACTTGTTGATGAGAACAAATGGGCGGAGGCCGCTGAAGTTTGCGTGAAAGCAATTGATACTGCGAGCAGGTGGGAGCATTGGGCTTGGACCTTCATTAAGCACGATAAGCTGGACGAGATCTCGTCTGTCATGCCTGTCAACTTGCGCCCCAGTCTCCCCGCGAACATCTACGAGACCATCTTGGGGCACTATGTCGAGCACAACAGGTCGAGGTTCAGCGATCTTCTGGACTCCTGGCCTTTCGACCTCTTTGACGCCAATAATGTTGCAACAGGAATTGAGGAGCAACTGAGATATGACTCGGTAATCCCGGACACAGAGGACTGGCGAGTCCTGACAAGGTGTCTTGCCAAATTGTACCTCGCAGGAGGCCACTACGGCAAAGCACTGCACTGCTATATTCGCCTCCAAGACGCCGATACAGCGATGGCCCTGATCAAGGACCACCGACTGCTGGACACCCTCACCGACGATATTCCCGCATTCATTCTCATACGCGTGTCCAAGGAACAGCTGAAATCAGCACCTGTCGAGGAACTCGAAGAGCTCACCGCAGAGCCCATCCGGCTTCTAGTCAGCGAAGCATACACAGGCATAGTCCGGCCCGAGATCGTGGTCGATCAACTCCAAGCCGCAAACAAACTCCTATACCTTTACTTCTACATGCGGGCTCTCTGGCGCGGCGAATCACTGCCTCACGGCGCCGCAAAACCTCGCCGCGGCCACTTCGCCCACATCCGAGACGCGGCCAGCAAGCTCGCTGCCGACGAAGGCAAAGCACTAGTCGACAACTTCGCCGATCTAGCCGTAGAACTGTTCGCAGACTACAACCGGCCCCTGCTGATGGAATTCCTTCAAACCAGCACCTCCTACTCCTTCGACATGGCCGTCAGCATCTGCGAAGGGCGCCACTTCACACCGGAGCTAATTTATCTCCTCTCAAAAACGGGACAAACTAAACGCGCCCTCAACCTGATCCTCTCCGACCTCAAGGATGTCTCACAAGCCATCCAATTCGCCAAGTCCCAAAACGAGCCCGACCTTTGGGAAGACCTTCTCGACTATTCCATGGACAAGCCGCGTTTCATCCACGGTCTCCTTGTCGAAGCTGGAACCTCCATTGACCCGATCAAACTCGTACGCAGGATCCCAAGCGGCCTAGAAATCGAAGGCCTCCGAGAAGGTCTCACACGGATGATCCGTGAACACGACCTCCAAGCCAGCATAAGCCAAGGAGCCGCCAAAGTGCTCCAAAGCGAAGTAGCAGTAGGCATGGACACTCTCCGACGCGGCCAACGCCGCGGCATCAAATTCAACATCGTCGAAGAGGAAAGATCCATCCCTGgcactcccaccaccactgccactgccactgccgcCGAAGCAACCGAGaaggacaccaccaccgccaccaacaAAGCACTCAAAAGCGACGCCGACACAGAAAAGACCTCTTTCACCGcaacatcctcaaccaccgCGTCCCAAGCAGGTAGATGCGCAGGCTGTCATCGCCCGTTCCGCGCCAACG aaaaagaaatcctCGTCGGCTTCGCCTGCGGGCACATTTTTCACCTCTCGCACATCCACGCAACATCGGAGAATCCCTCAGCCACAAGCACACCATATACTCGCTCTGCGGTGCAGACTCCTCGACCGTTCTCGCCTGCGCCCGGACAGACGCTGGATGAAGTGTCGATGAGTGCATCGCGCACGGTCGGACCGAAGGTGACGACTGCGCGGTTGTTGAGGGATAGGAttggggatggatgtagGATTTGTGCGTTGgcgaaggagttggaggcgATTGGAGATTCCGAGTCGTAG
- the RNY1_2 gene encoding T2 family ribonuclease (COG:A;~EggNog:ENOG410PHXQ;~InterPro:IPR018188,IPR033697,IPR001568,IPR033130, IPR036430;~PFAM:PF00445;~go_function: GO:0003723 - RNA binding [Evidence IEA];~go_function: GO:0033897 - ribonuclease T2 activity [Evidence IEA]) has product MLDTGSTSAVGSTAISMRDRLLQSVPGPQQVLKAITGTLGVSSLSVSDYSSSEATFRQCPSSEVSCKAQYHGQDTCCFNYPGGQMLQTQFWDADPAIGPADSWTIHGLWPDHCNGGFDQYCDSGRRYSNISLILVDSGRGDLLDYMSDFWKDFRGDDANLWEHEWNKHGTCVSTLETHCYTDYYPQQEVVDYFDRTVEVFRTLPTYETLAKAGITPSYTQTYTRDEIVNALSKAHGAEVTVRCRHQAINEVWYYFNIAGPLQTGKFVPSDPDGQTSNCPRSGIHYIPKTPRNGHEPTKTSRGPAEPTAPSSPFSGKGNLMISTNGQKRGCIISHGAWFTSGTCATFTANKASDDTVTLKSSKGDCGFSHDVFTCGGFIRSPTQFTVEDGMLAYNDNTTFFADKAPKGPTKSKVFATQDDHPLELSITWREA; this is encoded by the exons ATGCTTGATACCGGTAGCACTAGTGCGGTCGGGtccaccgccatctccatgAGGGACCGACTGCTTCAGAGTGTCCCAGGACCTCAACAGGTCTTGAAAGCTATAACGGGAACTCTAGGTGTCTCGTCGCTGTCGGTTTCAGACTATAGTTCGTCTGAAGCCACTTTCCGGCAATGTCCTTCCTCCGAAGTGAGCTGCAAGGCTCAGTACCATGGCCAGGATACCTGCTGCTTCAACTACCCCGGCGGACAGATGCTCCAGACGCAGTTCTGGGATGCTGATCCGGCCATTGGGCCAGCAGATTCCTGGACTATCCATGGGCTCTG GCCCGACCATTGCAACGGCGGCTTCGATCAGTACTGCGACTCCGGGAGACGTTACAGCAACATTTCGCTGATTCTAGTCGACTCTGGCCGTGGAGATCTACTGGACTACATGAGCGATTTCTGGAAAGACTTCAGGGGCGATGATGCGAATCTCTGGGAACATGAGTGGAACAAGCACGGCACTTGTGTCAGCACGCTAGAGACTCACTGCTACACCGACTACTACCCACAGCAAGAGGTCGTGGACTACTTCGACCGGACAGTCGAAGTCTTTCGAACCCTGCCCACCTACGAG ACCCTCGCCAAAGCCGGCATTACCCCCTCCTACACCCAAACCTACACTCGCGATGAGATTGTCAATGCTCTGTCCAAGGCCCATGGTGCCGAGGTGACAGTCCGATGCCGACACCAGGCTATCAACGAAGTCTGGTACTACTTCAACATTGCTGGGCCACTGCAGACGGGCAAATTCGTCCCATCTGACCCAG ACGGCCAAACATCCAACTGCCCCCGCAGCGGCATCCACTACATTCCCAAGACTCCCCGAAACGGTCACGAGCCCACCAAGACATCCCGCGGACCTGCTGAGCCGACAGCACCGAGCTCTCCCTTTTCAGGAAAAGGGAACCTGATGATCTCAACGAACGGCCAGAAGCGAGGCTGCATCATCAGCCACGGCGCATGGTTCACCTCGGGAACCTGTGCGACTTTCACGGCCAATAAGGCGTCTG ATGACACAGTCACCTTGAAATCCAGCAAGGGGGACTGCGGGTTCTCGCATGATGTCTTCACCTGCGGCGGGTTCATCAGGTCCCCGACTCAATTTACT GTCGAAGACGGCATGCTCGCCTACAACGACAACACGACCTTCTTCGCAGACAAGGCACCCAAAGGGCCAACGAAGAGCAAAGTCTTCGCGACGCAAGACGACCACCCTCTCGAACTCTCCATCACATGGAGAGAAGCATAA
- a CDS encoding RMD1 family protein (COG:S;~EggNog:ENOG410PMAF;~InterPro:IPR003734;~PFAM:PF02582;~TransMembrane:1 (o400-418i)) — protein MFARPRLCTLSSRPSAVKFLRQPRSQYLHATPPLSYPRRKDFFSSNAYLYQKQMKNGDTTDEAVLESQKQRRRSNRSPAASTSLRRVAVEAQRSKDGMLSKAQLREQGLYQPKTVTAYAVAEQFNIRKVRDILQERGYEPDPYETGLYPQVVHIEVPLDSIRRQSNPNTLDLSPSEVGDVFVFPSGTVVAWALPEGFTSFLATRTLLPAAEGAHLDDLETEDLEYVEDSQRENSSIKGDTIILGTKPGNDGPSSHLPARQSVDTVLTKVAFSSGLARSTKLAVLESLLANYFESTRPIPTLLSKGSRLPFTRDFILRKTGQLLSVRAQLNLYSELTDSLPDIFWDSRHELGLEGYYEQVGRALDVGIRIKLLNEKMDYAQEIASVLRERLSETHGLRLEWIIILLIAVEVGFEVLRLWKERVHEQEAKKEHITGR, from the exons ATGTTCGCAAGACCACGTCTCTGCACTCTTTCGTCACGGCCTTCGGCTGTCAAGTTTCTTAGGCAGCCCCGAAGCCAATATCTTCACGCTACCCCTCCATTGAGCTATCCCCGGCGAAAAgacttcttctcatccaatgCATATCTCTATCAGAAGCAAATGAAAAATGGCGACACGACCGACGAGGCGGTTCTAGAATCCCAGAAacaaaggagaagaagcaatcGGTCGCCGGCCGCATCGACGTCACTCCGGAGAGTTGCAGTGGAGGCACAACGGTCGAAGGATGGAATGTTATCCAAAGCCCAGCTCAGGGAGCAGGGGCTCTATCAGCCCAAG ACCGTAACAGCATATGCCGTAGCTGAACAATTCAATATACGCAAAGTCAGAGACATCCTACAGGAGCGAGGCTACGAGCCGGACCCCTACGAGACGGGTCTGTATCCACAAGTTGTCCACATTGAGGTCCCTCTAGACTCAATCCGCCGCCAGAGCAATCCGAACACCTTAGATCTGTCACCGAGCGAAGTGGGGGATGTGTTTGTCTTTCCCTCGGGAACCGTGGTCGCATGGGCACTACCTGAAGGATTTACTTCCTTTTTGGCAACCAGGACATTGTTACCTGCAGCTGAGGGGGCCCACCTTGATGACTTGGAAACAGAGGACCTTGAATATGTTGAAGATTCTCAACGAGAGAATAGCAGCATCAAGGgcgacaccatcatcctggGGACCAAGCCGGGTAATGACGGGCCTAGTTCCCACTTACCCGCTCGGCAGTCTGTAGATACGGTCCTTACAAAGGTGGCATTCTCGTCAGGGCTGGCTCGCAGTACAAAGTTGGCTGTATTGGAATCACTCCTGGCCAATTACTTTGAGTCTACTCGACCTATTCCCACGCTCCTATCCAAGGGCTCACGTCTGCCTTTCACTCGGGATTTCATACTTCGCAAAACGGGTCAACTGCTCAGTGTACGGGCGCAGCTGAACTTGTACTCGGAGCTGACAGACTCCCTACCAGATATTTTCTGGGACAGTCGGCATGAGCTGGGATTAGAAGGGTACTATGAACAGGTAGGACGAGCGCTCGATGTTGGCATCCGTATCAAGCTCTTGAACGAGAAGATGGACTATGCACAGGAAATCGCAAGCGTGCTTCGTGAAAGGCTGAGCGAAACGCATGGACTCCGCCTCGAGTGGATTATCATCTTACTCATTGCTGTCGAGGTAGGATTTGAGGTCCTTCGGCTGTGGAAGGAGCGCGTCCACGAAcaagaggcgaagaaggagcaTATTACTGGACGCTGA